In Desmodus rotundus isolate HL8 unplaced genomic scaffold, HLdesRot8A.1 manual_scaffold_15, whole genome shotgun sequence, the following are encoded in one genomic region:
- the LOC128780055 gene encoding ubiquitin-conjugating enzyme E2 D3-like, producing the protein MCFAGPVDDSMFTWKGTIMGPADSPYEGGLFRLNIQFPPNYPFRPPLIYFTTPIYHPNINRRGYICVDILRSQWSPILTISKLLLSITSMLCDPNPNDPFVPSIGRMYLQDRDAFDTMARAWTKKYARRMRDK; encoded by the coding sequence ATGTGCTTCGCGGGGCCGGTGGACGACAGCATGTTCACATGGAAGGGGACCATTATGGGTCCCGCCGACAGCCCCTACGAGGGTGGGCTGTTCCGCCTGAACATACAATTCCCAcccaattaccccttcaggccgcCGCTTATTTACTTCAcaaccccgatctaccaccccaatatcaaccgaaggggatatatctgtgtagatattctcaggtcccagtggtctcctatactgaccatatccaaactcttgctatccatcacctccatgctatgtgaccccaaccccaacgacCCCTTTGTTCcgtccattgggagaatgtacttaCAGGACAGGGATGCCTTTGATACCATGgcccgagcttggaccaagaagtatgctaggAGAATGAGGgacaaatga
- the LOC128780056 gene encoding ubiquitin-conjugating enzyme E2 D3-like: protein MCFAGPVDDSMFTWKGTIMGPADSPYEGGLFRLNIQFPPNYPFRPPLIYFTTPIYHPNINRRGYICVDILRSQWSPILTISKLLLSITSMLCDPNPNDPFVPSIGRMYLQDRDAFDTMARAWTKKYARRMRDK, encoded by the coding sequence atgtgcttCGCGGGGCCGGTGGACGACAGCATGTTCACATGGAAGGGGACCATTATGGGTCCCGCCGACAGCCCCTACGAGGGTGGGCTGTTCCGCCTGAACATACAATTCCCAcccaattaccccttcaggccgcCGCTTATTTACTTCAcaaccccgatctaccaccccaatatcaaccgaaggggatatatctgtgtagatattctcaggtcccagtggtctcctatactgaccatatccaaactcttgctatccatcacctccatgctatgtgaccccaaccccaacgacCCCTTTGTTCcgtccattgggagaatgtacttaCAGGACAGGGATGCCTTTGATACCATGgcccgagcttggaccaagaagtatgctaggAGAATGAGGgacaaatga